One segment of Kogia breviceps isolate mKogBre1 chromosome 14, mKogBre1 haplotype 1, whole genome shotgun sequence DNA contains the following:
- the CLDN9 gene encoding claudin-9 — MASTGLELLGMTLAVLGWLGTLVSCALPLWKVTAFIGNSIVVAQVVWEGLWMSCVVQSTGQMQCKVYDSLLALPQDLQAARALCVIALLLALLGLLLAITGAQCTTCVEDEGAKARIVLTAGVILLLSGILVLIPVCWTAHAIIQDFYNPLVAEALKRELGASLYLGWAASALLMLGGGLLCCTCPPPQIDRPRGPRLGYSIPSRSGASGLDKRDYV; from the coding sequence ATGGCTTCGACTGGTCTTGAACTCCTGGGCATGACCCTGGCTGTGCTGGGCTGGCTGGGGACCCTGGTGTCCTGCGCCCTGCCCCTGTGGAAGGTGACCGCCTTCATCGGCAACAGCATTGTGGTGGCCCAGGTGGTGTGGGAGGGGCTGTGGATGTCCTGCGTGGTGCAGAGCACTGGCCAGATGCAGTGCAAGGTGTACGACTCGCTGCTGGCGCTGCCCCAGGACCTGCAGGCTGCCCGAGCCCTCTGTGTTATCGCCCTCTTGCTGGCCCTGCTTGGCCTGCTGTTGGCCATCACAGGTGCACAGTGTACCACCTGCGTGGAGGATGAAGGCGCCAAAGCCCGCATTGTGCTCACCGCGGGGGTCATCCTCCTCCTTTCAGGCATCCTGGTGCTCATCCCTGTGTGCTGGACCGCCCACGCCATCATCCAGGACTTCTACAACCCCCTGGTGGCTGAGGCCCTCAAGCGGGAGCTGGGAGCCTCTCTCTACCTGGGCTGGGCGGCGTCTGCCCTGCTTATGTTGGGCGGGGGCCTCCTCTGCTGCACATGCCCCCCGCCCCAGATCGACCGGCCCCGGGGACCGAGGTTGGGCTACTCTATCCCCTCCCGCTCGGGTGCATCTGGGCTGGACAAGAGAGACTACGTGTGA
- the CLDN6 gene encoding claudin-6, whose protein sequence is MASTGLQILGIVLTLLGWVNALVSCALPLWKVTAFIGNSIVVAQVVWEGLWMSCVVQSTGQMQCKVYDSLLALPQDLQAARALCVITLLVVLLGLLVYLAGAKCTTCVEDKDSKARLVLISGIIFVISGVLTLIPVCWTAHTIIQDFYNPLVAEAQKRELGASLYLGWAASGLLLLGGGLLCCTCPSGGSRGSSHYMARYSASAPHTASRGPSEYPTKNYV, encoded by the coding sequence ATGGCCTCCACTGGTCTGCAAATCTTGGGGATCGTCCTGACGCTGCTTGGCTGGGTGAATGCCCTGGTATCCTGCGCCCTGCCCCTGTGGAAGGTGACCGCCTTCATCGGCAACAGCATTGTGGTGGCCCAGGTGGTGTGGGAGGGGCTGTGGATGTCCTGTGTGGTGCAGAGCACTGGCCAGATGCAGTGCAAGGTGTACGACTCGCTGCTGGCGCTGCCCCAGGACCTGCAGGCTGCCCGAGCCCTCTGTGTCATCACTCTCCTAGTGGTCCTGCTCGGCCTGCTGGTCTACCTCGCAGGGGCCAAGTGCACCACCTGTGTGGAGGACAAGGACTCCAAGGCCCGTCTGGTGCTCATCTCTGGGATCATCTTTGTCATCTCAGGAGTCCTGACCCTGATCCCCGTGTGCTGGACGGCCCACACCATCATCCAGGACTTCTACAACCCCCTGGTGGCTGAGGCCCAAAAGCGGGAGCTGGGAGCCTCCCTCTACCTGGGCTGGGCAGCTTCTGGCCTTTTGTTGCTGGGTGGGGGGCTACTGTGCTGCACCTGCCCCTCTGGGGGGTCCCGGGGCTCCAGCCATTATATGGCCCGATACTCGGCATCAGCCCCACATACTGCCTCTCGGGGTCCCTCTGAGTACCCCACTAAGAATTACGTCTAA
- the TNFRSF12A gene encoding tumor necrosis factor receptor superfamily member 12A isoform X1, with protein MSPGPLLPLPRLLVLGLGLALLRAAAGERVPGTTPCSRGSSWSADLDKCMDCASCPTRPHSDFCLGCAAAPPASFRLLWPILGGALSLALVLGLLSGFLVWRRCRRREKFTTPIEETGGEGCPGVALIQ; from the exons ATGTCTCCCGGCCCACTACTCCCGCTGCCGCGGCTCCTCGTGCTGGGGCTCGGGCTGGCGCTGCTGCGCGCCGCGGCCGGGGAGCGAGTGCCAG GCACCACCCCCTGCTCTCGCGGCAGCTCCTGGAGCGCGGACCTAGACAAGTGCATGGACTGCGCATCGTGCCCCACGCGACCGCACAGCGACTTCTGCCTGGGCT GCGCTGCGGCCCCTCCAGCCTCCTTCAGGCTGCTGTGGCCCATCCTGGGGGGTGCCCTGAGCCTGGCCCTCGTTCTGGGGCTGCTTTCCGGATTCCTGGTCTGGAGACGGTGCCGCAGGAGAGAAAAGTTTACCA CCCCCATCGAGGAGACCGGCGGGGAGGGCTGTCCTGGCGTGGCGCTGATCCAGTGA
- the TNFRSF12A gene encoding tumor necrosis factor receptor superfamily member 12A isoform X2: MDCASCPTRPHSDFCLGCAAAPPASFRLLWPILGGALSLALVLGLLSGFLVWRRCRRREKFTTPIEETGGEGCPGVALIQ, encoded by the exons ATGGACTGCGCATCGTGCCCCACGCGACCGCACAGCGACTTCTGCCTGGGCT GCGCTGCGGCCCCTCCAGCCTCCTTCAGGCTGCTGTGGCCCATCCTGGGGGGTGCCCTGAGCCTGGCCCTCGTTCTGGGGCTGCTTTCCGGATTCCTGGTCTGGAGACGGTGCCGCAGGAGAGAAAAGTTTACCA CCCCCATCGAGGAGACCGGCGGGGAGGGCTGTCCTGGCGTGGCGCTGATCCAGTGA
- the HCFC1R1 gene encoding host cell factor C1 regulator 1 isoform X3: MILQQPLERGPQSRAQRDPRAASGASRGLDASSPLRGAVPMSTKRRLEEEQEPLRKQFLSEENMVTHFSRLSLHNDHPYCSPPMAFRPALPPLRSPCSELLLWRYPGNLIPEALRLLRLGDTPTPHYPATPAGDIMEL, encoded by the exons ATGATCCTGCAGCAACCCCTGGAGCGAGGCCCCCAGAGTCGGGCCCAGCGCGACCCGCGGGCCGCCTCAGGGGCGTCCCGAGGCCTGGACGCGAG CTCCCCTCTCCGAGGAGCTGTGCCCATGAGCACCAAGCGTCGCCTGGAGGAGGAGCA GGAGCCCCTGCGCAAGCAGTTCCTGTCTGAGGAGAACATGGTCACCCACTTCTCTAGACTCAGCCTGCATAATGACCACCCTTACTGCAGCCCCCCCATGGCTTTCCGCCCAGCTCTGCCCCCACTCAG AAGCCCTTGCTCTGAGCTGCTTCTCTGGCGCTACCCTGGGAACCTGATCCCTGAGGCGCTCCGGTTGCTGAGGCTgggggacacccccaccccccactacCCTGCAACCCCAGCTGGGGACATAATGGAGCTCTGA
- the HCFC1R1 gene encoding host cell factor C1 regulator 1 isoform X1 produces MILQQPLERGPQSRAQRDPRAASGASRGLDASSPLRGAVPMSTKRRLEEEQLPASLSLPREPLRKQFLSEENMVTHFSRLSLHNDHPYCSPPMAFRPALPPLRSPCSELLLWRYPGNLIPEALRLLRLGDTPTPHYPATPAGDIMEL; encoded by the exons ATGATCCTGCAGCAACCCCTGGAGCGAGGCCCCCAGAGTCGGGCCCAGCGCGACCCGCGGGCCGCCTCAGGGGCGTCCCGAGGCCTGGACGCGAG CTCCCCTCTCCGAGGAGCTGTGCCCATGAGCACCAAGCGTCGCCTGGAGGAGGAGCA GCTGCCTGCCTCCCTGTCTCTCCCCAGGGAGCCCCTGCGCAAGCAGTTCCTGTCTGAGGAGAACATGGTCACCCACTTCTCTAGACTCAGCCTGCATAATGACCACCCTTACTGCAGCCCCCCCATGGCTTTCCGCCCAGCTCTGCCCCCACTCAG AAGCCCTTGCTCTGAGCTGCTTCTCTGGCGCTACCCTGGGAACCTGATCCCTGAGGCGCTCCGGTTGCTGAGGCTgggggacacccccaccccccactacCCTGCAACCCCAGCTGGGGACATAATGGAGCTCTGA
- the HCFC1R1 gene encoding host cell factor C1 regulator 1 isoform X4: MILQQPLERGPQSRAQRDPRAASGASRGLDARLPASLSLPREPLRKQFLSEENMVTHFSRLSLHNDHPYCSPPMAFRPALPPLRSPCSELLLWRYPGNLIPEALRLLRLGDTPTPHYPATPAGDIMEL; encoded by the exons ATGATCCTGCAGCAACCCCTGGAGCGAGGCCCCCAGAGTCGGGCCCAGCGCGACCCGCGGGCCGCCTCAGGGGCGTCCCGAGGCCTGGACGCGAG GCTGCCTGCCTCCCTGTCTCTCCCCAGGGAGCCCCTGCGCAAGCAGTTCCTGTCTGAGGAGAACATGGTCACCCACTTCTCTAGACTCAGCCTGCATAATGACCACCCTTACTGCAGCCCCCCCATGGCTTTCCGCCCAGCTCTGCCCCCACTCAG AAGCCCTTGCTCTGAGCTGCTTCTCTGGCGCTACCCTGGGAACCTGATCCCTGAGGCGCTCCGGTTGCTGAGGCTgggggacacccccaccccccactacCCTGCAACCCCAGCTGGGGACATAATGGAGCTCTGA
- the HCFC1R1 gene encoding host cell factor C1 regulator 1 isoform X5, with the protein MILQQPLERGPQSRAQRDPRAASGASRGLDAREPLRKQFLSEENMVTHFSRLSLHNDHPYCSPPMAFRPALPPLRSPCSELLLWRYPGNLIPEALRLLRLGDTPTPHYPATPAGDIMEL; encoded by the exons ATGATCCTGCAGCAACCCCTGGAGCGAGGCCCCCAGAGTCGGGCCCAGCGCGACCCGCGGGCCGCCTCAGGGGCGTCCCGAGGCCTGGACGCGAG GGAGCCCCTGCGCAAGCAGTTCCTGTCTGAGGAGAACATGGTCACCCACTTCTCTAGACTCAGCCTGCATAATGACCACCCTTACTGCAGCCCCCCCATGGCTTTCCGCCCAGCTCTGCCCCCACTCAG AAGCCCTTGCTCTGAGCTGCTTCTCTGGCGCTACCCTGGGAACCTGATCCCTGAGGCGCTCCGGTTGCTGAGGCTgggggacacccccaccccccactacCCTGCAACCCCAGCTGGGGACATAATGGAGCTCTGA
- the HCFC1R1 gene encoding host cell factor C1 regulator 1 isoform X2 has product MILQQPLERGPQSRAQRDPRAASGASRGLDARSPSDYLSSEYPRLPASLSLPREPLRKQFLSEENMVTHFSRLSLHNDHPYCSPPMAFRPALPPLRSPCSELLLWRYPGNLIPEALRLLRLGDTPTPHYPATPAGDIMEL; this is encoded by the exons ATGATCCTGCAGCAACCCCTGGAGCGAGGCCCCCAGAGTCGGGCCCAGCGCGACCCGCGGGCCGCCTCAGGGGCGTCCCGAGGCCTGGACGCGAG GTCCCCATCAGACTACCTCTCTTCTGAATATCCCAGGCTGCCTGCCTCCCTGTCTCTCCCCAGGGAGCCCCTGCGCAAGCAGTTCCTGTCTGAGGAGAACATGGTCACCCACTTCTCTAGACTCAGCCTGCATAATGACCACCCTTACTGCAGCCCCCCCATGGCTTTCCGCCCAGCTCTGCCCCCACTCAG AAGCCCTTGCTCTGAGCTGCTTCTCTGGCGCTACCCTGGGAACCTGATCCCTGAGGCGCTCCGGTTGCTGAGGCTgggggacacccccaccccccactacCCTGCAACCCCAGCTGGGGACATAATGGAGCTCTGA
- the THOC6 gene encoding THO complex subunit 6 homolog isoform X3: MERALPQAVPLGQNVSPCGKFLAAGNNYGRIAIFSLSAALSSEAKEESKKPMVTFQAHDGPVYSMVSTDRHLLSAGDGEVKAWLWAEILKKGCKELWRRQPPYRTSLEVPEINALLLVPKENSLILAGGDCQLHTMDLETGTFTRALWGHTDYIHCLALRERSPEVLSGGEDGAVRLWDLRMAKEVQTIEVYKHEECSRPHNGRWIGCLATDSDWMVCGGGPALTLWHLRSSTPTTVFPMRAPQKHVTFYQDLILSAGQGRCVNHWQLSGELKAQVPGSSPGLLSLSLNQQPAAPECKVLTAAGNSCRVDVFTNLGYRAFSLSF, translated from the exons ATGGAGCGAGCCTTGCCTCAAGCGGTGCCTCTCGGTCAG AATGTCTCACCCTGTGGGAAGTTCCTGGCAGCTGGCAACAATTACGGGCGGATAGCCATCTTTAG CTTGTCTGCTGCTTTGAGCTCTGAGGCCAAAGAGGAAAGTAAGAAGCCCATGGTGACCTTCCAAG CCCACGATGGACCCGTCTACAGCATGGTCTCCACTGATCGACATCTTCTCAGtgctggggatggggaggtgAAGGCCTGGCTTTGGGCAGAGATCCTTAAGAAG GGCTGTAAGGAGCTGTGGCGTCGTCAGCCCCCATACAG GACCAGTCTGGAAGTACCTGAGATCAATGCTTTGCTTCTCGTCCCCAAG GAGAATTCCCTCATCCTGGCGGGGGGAGACTGTCAGCTGCATACGATGGACCTTGAGACGGGGACCTTCACG CGGGCCCTCTGGGGCCACACAGACTACATCCACTGCCTGGCACTGCGGGAGCGGAGCCCCGAGGTGCTGTCAGGTGGCGAGGATGGGGCCGTGCGGCTTTGGG ACCTCCGCATGGCCAAGGAGGTCCAGACGATTGAGGTCTACAAGCACGAG gAGTGCTCGAGGCCCCACAATGGGCGCTGGATTGGATGTTTGGCAACTGACTCCGACTGGATG GTCTGTGGAGGTGGCCCAGCACTAACCCTCTGGCACCTTCGATCCTCCACACCCACCACCGTCTTCCCCATGCGGGCACCACAGAAACATGTTACCTTCTACCAGGACCTG ATTCTATCAGCTGGACAGGGTCGCTGTGTCAATCACTGGCAGCTGAGCGGGGAGCTCAAGGCCCAGGTGCCTGGCTCCTCCCCAGGGCTGCTAAGCCTCAGCCTCAACCAGCAACCAGCAGCCCCTGAGTGCAAG GTCCTGACAGCCGCAGGCAACAGCTGCAGGGTGGATGTCTTCACCAATCTGGGCTACCGAGCTTTCTCCTTGTCCTTCTGA
- the THOC6 gene encoding THO complex subunit 6 homolog isoform X1: MERALPQAVPLGQMEVFQALQRLHMIIFSQNVSPCGKFLAAGNNYGRIAIFSLSAALSSEAKEESKKPMVTFQAHDGPVYSMVSTDRHLLSAGDGEVKAWLWAEILKKGCKELWRRQPPYRTSLEVPEINALLLVPKENSLILAGGDCQLHTMDLETGTFTRALWGHTDYIHCLALRERSPEVLSGGEDGAVRLWDLRMAKEVQTIEVYKHEECSRPHNGRWIGCLATDSDWMVCGGGPALTLWHLRSSTPTTVFPMRAPQKHVTFYQDLILSAGQGRCVNHWQLSGELKAQVPGSSPGLLSLSLNQQPAAPECKVLTAAGNSCRVDVFTNLGYRAFSLSF, from the exons ATGGAGCGAGCCTTGCCTCAAGCGGTGCCTCTCGGTCAG ATGGAAGTATTTCAGGCCCTGCAGCGGCTGCACATGATCATTTTTTCCCAGAATGTCTCACCCTGTGGGAAGTTCCTGGCAGCTGGCAACAATTACGGGCGGATAGCCATCTTTAG CTTGTCTGCTGCTTTGAGCTCTGAGGCCAAAGAGGAAAGTAAGAAGCCCATGGTGACCTTCCAAG CCCACGATGGACCCGTCTACAGCATGGTCTCCACTGATCGACATCTTCTCAGtgctggggatggggaggtgAAGGCCTGGCTTTGGGCAGAGATCCTTAAGAAG GGCTGTAAGGAGCTGTGGCGTCGTCAGCCCCCATACAG GACCAGTCTGGAAGTACCTGAGATCAATGCTTTGCTTCTCGTCCCCAAG GAGAATTCCCTCATCCTGGCGGGGGGAGACTGTCAGCTGCATACGATGGACCTTGAGACGGGGACCTTCACG CGGGCCCTCTGGGGCCACACAGACTACATCCACTGCCTGGCACTGCGGGAGCGGAGCCCCGAGGTGCTGTCAGGTGGCGAGGATGGGGCCGTGCGGCTTTGGG ACCTCCGCATGGCCAAGGAGGTCCAGACGATTGAGGTCTACAAGCACGAG gAGTGCTCGAGGCCCCACAATGGGCGCTGGATTGGATGTTTGGCAACTGACTCCGACTGGATG GTCTGTGGAGGTGGCCCAGCACTAACCCTCTGGCACCTTCGATCCTCCACACCCACCACCGTCTTCCCCATGCGGGCACCACAGAAACATGTTACCTTCTACCAGGACCTG ATTCTATCAGCTGGACAGGGTCGCTGTGTCAATCACTGGCAGCTGAGCGGGGAGCTCAAGGCCCAGGTGCCTGGCTCCTCCCCAGGGCTGCTAAGCCTCAGCCTCAACCAGCAACCAGCAGCCCCTGAGTGCAAG GTCCTGACAGCCGCAGGCAACAGCTGCAGGGTGGATGTCTTCACCAATCTGGGCTACCGAGCTTTCTCCTTGTCCTTCTGA
- the THOC6 gene encoding THO complex subunit 6 homolog isoform X2 gives MEVFQALQRLHMIIFSQNVSPCGKFLAAGNNYGRIAIFSLSAALSSEAKEESKKPMVTFQAHDGPVYSMVSTDRHLLSAGDGEVKAWLWAEILKKGCKELWRRQPPYRTSLEVPEINALLLVPKENSLILAGGDCQLHTMDLETGTFTRALWGHTDYIHCLALRERSPEVLSGGEDGAVRLWDLRMAKEVQTIEVYKHEECSRPHNGRWIGCLATDSDWMVCGGGPALTLWHLRSSTPTTVFPMRAPQKHVTFYQDLILSAGQGRCVNHWQLSGELKAQVPGSSPGLLSLSLNQQPAAPECKVLTAAGNSCRVDVFTNLGYRAFSLSF, from the exons ATGGAAGTATTTCAGGCCCTGCAGCGGCTGCACATGATCATTTTTTCCCAGAATGTCTCACCCTGTGGGAAGTTCCTGGCAGCTGGCAACAATTACGGGCGGATAGCCATCTTTAG CTTGTCTGCTGCTTTGAGCTCTGAGGCCAAAGAGGAAAGTAAGAAGCCCATGGTGACCTTCCAAG CCCACGATGGACCCGTCTACAGCATGGTCTCCACTGATCGACATCTTCTCAGtgctggggatggggaggtgAAGGCCTGGCTTTGGGCAGAGATCCTTAAGAAG GGCTGTAAGGAGCTGTGGCGTCGTCAGCCCCCATACAG GACCAGTCTGGAAGTACCTGAGATCAATGCTTTGCTTCTCGTCCCCAAG GAGAATTCCCTCATCCTGGCGGGGGGAGACTGTCAGCTGCATACGATGGACCTTGAGACGGGGACCTTCACG CGGGCCCTCTGGGGCCACACAGACTACATCCACTGCCTGGCACTGCGGGAGCGGAGCCCCGAGGTGCTGTCAGGTGGCGAGGATGGGGCCGTGCGGCTTTGGG ACCTCCGCATGGCCAAGGAGGTCCAGACGATTGAGGTCTACAAGCACGAG gAGTGCTCGAGGCCCCACAATGGGCGCTGGATTGGATGTTTGGCAACTGACTCCGACTGGATG GTCTGTGGAGGTGGCCCAGCACTAACCCTCTGGCACCTTCGATCCTCCACACCCACCACCGTCTTCCCCATGCGGGCACCACAGAAACATGTTACCTTCTACCAGGACCTG ATTCTATCAGCTGGACAGGGTCGCTGTGTCAATCACTGGCAGCTGAGCGGGGAGCTCAAGGCCCAGGTGCCTGGCTCCTCCCCAGGGCTGCTAAGCCTCAGCCTCAACCAGCAACCAGCAGCCCCTGAGTGCAAG GTCCTGACAGCCGCAGGCAACAGCTGCAGGGTGGATGTCTTCACCAATCTGGGCTACCGAGCTTTCTCCTTGTCCTTCTGA
- the THOC6 gene encoding THO complex subunit 6 homolog isoform X4 produces MVTFQAHDGPVYSMVSTDRHLLSAGDGEVKAWLWAEILKKGCKELWRRQPPYRTSLEVPEINALLLVPKENSLILAGGDCQLHTMDLETGTFTRALWGHTDYIHCLALRERSPEVLSGGEDGAVRLWDLRMAKEVQTIEVYKHEECSRPHNGRWIGCLATDSDWMVCGGGPALTLWHLRSSTPTTVFPMRAPQKHVTFYQDLILSAGQGRCVNHWQLSGELKAQVPGSSPGLLSLSLNQQPAAPECKVLTAAGNSCRVDVFTNLGYRAFSLSF; encoded by the exons ATGGTGACCTTCCAAG CCCACGATGGACCCGTCTACAGCATGGTCTCCACTGATCGACATCTTCTCAGtgctggggatggggaggtgAAGGCCTGGCTTTGGGCAGAGATCCTTAAGAAG GGCTGTAAGGAGCTGTGGCGTCGTCAGCCCCCATACAG GACCAGTCTGGAAGTACCTGAGATCAATGCTTTGCTTCTCGTCCCCAAG GAGAATTCCCTCATCCTGGCGGGGGGAGACTGTCAGCTGCATACGATGGACCTTGAGACGGGGACCTTCACG CGGGCCCTCTGGGGCCACACAGACTACATCCACTGCCTGGCACTGCGGGAGCGGAGCCCCGAGGTGCTGTCAGGTGGCGAGGATGGGGCCGTGCGGCTTTGGG ACCTCCGCATGGCCAAGGAGGTCCAGACGATTGAGGTCTACAAGCACGAG gAGTGCTCGAGGCCCCACAATGGGCGCTGGATTGGATGTTTGGCAACTGACTCCGACTGGATG GTCTGTGGAGGTGGCCCAGCACTAACCCTCTGGCACCTTCGATCCTCCACACCCACCACCGTCTTCCCCATGCGGGCACCACAGAAACATGTTACCTTCTACCAGGACCTG ATTCTATCAGCTGGACAGGGTCGCTGTGTCAATCACTGGCAGCTGAGCGGGGAGCTCAAGGCCCAGGTGCCTGGCTCCTCCCCAGGGCTGCTAAGCCTCAGCCTCAACCAGCAACCAGCAGCCCCTGAGTGCAAG GTCCTGACAGCCGCAGGCAACAGCTGCAGGGTGGATGTCTTCACCAATCTGGGCTACCGAGCTTTCTCCTTGTCCTTCTGA